CCACTGCACCCGCATGGACCTGGTGGGCAATGACGTGCCCCAGGTGCAGAAGCACAAGTTCGGCATCGGCCAGAAGGAGCGGTACGAGCAGATGCTCGACTACCTGCGCCGCACGCCGACGGTGCGCGACGTGGTGGTCTCCGGCGGTGACATCGCCAACCTGCCGATTCAGTCGCTCGAGCCGTTCGTCAGCGCGCTGATGGACATCCCCAACATCCGGGACATCCGCCTGGCCTCCAAGGGCCTGATGGCCATTCCGCAGCACTTCCTCCAGGACTCGGTGCTGGCCGGTCTGGACCGGCTGGCGAAGAAGGCCGTGGAGCGCGGTGTGGACCTGGCGTTGCACACGCACGTCAACAACGCCGCGCAGCTCACGCCGCTGGTGGGCAAGGCCGTGCGCAAGCTGCTCGACATGGGCTTCCGCGACGTGCGCAACCAGGGCGTGCTGCTGCGCGGGGTGAACGACAGCGCGCAGTCCCTGCTGGACCTGTGCTTCACGCTGCTCGACCACGCGAAGATCCTGCCGTACTACTTCTACATGTGCGACATGATCCCCAACAGCGAGCACTGGCGGCTGTCGGTGGACAAGGCGCAGAAGCTCCAGCACGACATCATGGGCTACATGCCGGGCTTCGCCACGCCGCGCATCGTCTGTGACGTGCCCTTCGTCGGGAAGCGCTGGGTGCACCAGATAGCCGAGTACGACCGCGAGCGCGGCATCTCCTACTGGACCAAGAACTACCGGACGGGCATCGAGGCGAACGACCCCGACGCGCTCGACCGGAAGTACGAGTACTTCGACCCCATCGACAGCCTGCCGGAGTCCGGCCAGGCCTGGTGGCGGGAGCAGCAGAAGGCCGCGTGATGGACTCCTCGGCGCTACCGGCGGTCCGGCCGCCGGAGCCTGGCACCGCGCCGCGCCCCTCTCTCAGCGCAGAGGGGCGCCAGCGCCTGTTCCCCACCGCCACCGACGCGGAGTGGGCGGACTGGCGGTGGCACCAGCGGCACGCCGTGCGAGGCCTGGAACAGCTCGAACGCTACGTGCCCCTGACGCCCGATGAGCGTGCCGGCGTCCAGGAGACGTCCGCGCTGTTCCGTATCGGCATCAGCCCGTACTACCTGTCGCTCATCGACCCGGAGCATCCGTTCTGCCCGGTGCGCATGCAGTCCATCCCCGTGAGGGCCGAGGCTCGCATCCGTCCGGGCGAGCTGGCGGACCCGCTCGGCGAGGACAAGACGCGCCCCGAGGAGTGCATCGTCCACAAGTATCCGGACCGGGTGCTCTTCCTCGCGTTGGACACGTGCTCGGTCTACTGCCGGCACTGCACGCGGCGCCGCATCACCCAGGGCGGGGTGGCGGAGCTGTCCAAGGAGCAGCTGCGCCGGGGCATCGAGTACGTGCGCAACCACCCCGAGGTGCGCGACGTGCTCATCTCCGGAGGCGACCCGTTCCTGCTCAGCGAGCCCCGCCTGGAGGAGCTGCTCGGCCCCCTGAGCGAGATTCCCCACGTGGAGATGATTCGCATCGGCACCCGCGTCCCGGTGTGCCTGCCCATGCGCGTCACCGATGCGCTGGCCCGCACCCTGCGGCGCCATGCGCCCGTCTACGTCGTCACCCACTTCAACCACCCGAAGGAAGTGACGCCAGAAGCGCGTGAGGCGTGCGAGCGCCTGGTGGACCACGGCGTGCCGGTGGAGAACCAGGCCGTGCTGATGCGGCGGATCAACTCGGACGCGCGCATCATCAAGGAGCTGTCGCACGTGCTGCTGCGCAGCCGCGTGCGGCCGTACTACCTGCACCAGATGGACGTGGCCGAGGGCTGCGAGCACCTGCGCACGCCCATCTCCAAGGGCCTCGAAATCCTCGAGCAGCTCCGCGGGCACACCACCGGGCTCGCCGTGCCGCACCTGGCGGTGGACCTTCCGGGGGGCGGCGGCAAGGTGACGCTCCAGCCGGACTACGTCATCGAGCGCGGCGAGCACGAGACGGTGTTCCGCAACTTCAAGGGCGAGCGCTACGCGTACCCGGAGCCGGAAGAGACGGACTGCGCTTGCCCCTACGATGACGTGTGGCAGGCCCGGGCCCCGCAGTACCGGTACCGTAAGGGCTGAGCGGCGGCGGTGCGGCTCCCACGGAGCCGCGCGCCTCTACCGCTTCGACTTCTTCCTCTTGATGCCCTGGGAGCTGGCGCGCGCGGGGGCCCGCTTCGCGGGCTGCTCCTTCTGCGCACTGGCGACCTCCGCGGCAGGTGCGGCGCCAGCCTCTCCCGGGAGGCCGACGTCGACGATGGGGCCGGCGCCCTCGACGGTCTCCAGCTCCACCGGGTTCTCGTTGCTGAAGCCCTCCTGGACGGGGATGTCCTCGGGGGCCAGCGCGGCAGGGGGCTCGGGCGGCTTCGCGGCCTGGGCTGCCTGCTCCTGCAGCCGCTGCTCCTCGGCCTTCGCCCGGGCGTTGTCCTCGGGCGTCATCCGCGCCTCGTAGCGCGCGTAGTCCTTCGCCGACACGCCATGCTTCTCCAGCACCGCCGCCGAGGCGGCCTGCTGCTTGTCGACGGCCTCTCCGCGCTCCTCGTTGCTCATCTCCGAGGGCTTGCGGTTGCCGAACTCGTCGTTCACCTTCGACAGGGCCTGAGACTCGTCACGGCGGATCTGCGCCACCTTCTCCGGCGACAGCTCGGCGTC
The sequence above is a segment of the Pyxidicoccus xibeiensis genome. Coding sequences within it:
- a CDS encoding KamA family radical SAM protein codes for the protein MQSNQTRGKAETGPARQPFTYPLRKEFVEPDWRRLPGYKDVTAAEWESAIWQRKHTVKNLKELKAALGPLLPEDLAASIERDQRERATMSLLLPPQMLNTMNEQDLWNDPVRRYMLPAFADRLTEWTNHPKASRDSLHEQDMWVVEGLTHRYPTKVLAEMLPTCPQYCGHCTRMDLVGNDVPQVQKHKFGIGQKERYEQMLDYLRRTPTVRDVVVSGGDIANLPIQSLEPFVSALMDIPNIRDIRLASKGLMAIPQHFLQDSVLAGLDRLAKKAVERGVDLALHTHVNNAAQLTPLVGKAVRKLLDMGFRDVRNQGVLLRGVNDSAQSLLDLCFTLLDHAKILPYYFYMCDMIPNSEHWRLSVDKAQKLQHDIMGYMPGFATPRIVCDVPFVGKRWVHQIAEYDRERGISYWTKNYRTGIEANDPDALDRKYEYFDPIDSLPESGQAWWREQQKAA
- a CDS encoding KamA family radical SAM protein; translated protein: MDSSALPAVRPPEPGTAPRPSLSAEGRQRLFPTATDAEWADWRWHQRHAVRGLEQLERYVPLTPDERAGVQETSALFRIGISPYYLSLIDPEHPFCPVRMQSIPVRAEARIRPGELADPLGEDKTRPEECIVHKYPDRVLFLALDTCSVYCRHCTRRRITQGGVAELSKEQLRRGIEYVRNHPEVRDVLISGGDPFLLSEPRLEELLGPLSEIPHVEMIRIGTRVPVCLPMRVTDALARTLRRHAPVYVVTHFNHPKEVTPEAREACERLVDHGVPVENQAVLMRRINSDARIIKELSHVLLRSRVRPYYLHQMDVAEGCEHLRTPISKGLEILEQLRGHTTGLAVPHLAVDLPGGGGKVTLQPDYVIERGEHETVFRNFKGERYAYPEPEETDCACPYDDVWQARAPQYRYRKG